The Nicotiana sylvestris chromosome 6, ASM39365v2, whole genome shotgun sequence genomic sequence gaggaggaaatctacatgactcagccagaaggattcaaagttgctggaaaagaaaatatggtgtgcaaacttgaaaaatcattgtacggattgaaacaatcttctagacaatggtacaagcgatttgacgagtttatgttacggcaagggtacaagagaagcaaatacgatcattgtgtgtatttgcacaagcttaaagatggttcctttgtatatcttctcctatatgttgatgatatgttgatagcttccaagaattcggaagaaattgataagttgaagattcaactgaagaaggagttcgagatgaaggatttgggtgaggcaaagaaaattcttggcatggagataattagagatagacgttcaaagaaactctgtttatctcaaaaggaatatttgaagagagtacttcaacgttttggcatagatgacaagactaagccagttagtactccacttgcttcccattttaagctaagtactattatgtcgccaatggatgaagctgaacgagagtatatgtcaaaggtaccatacgcaaatgctgttggtagcttgatgtatgcaatggtttgcacaaggcctgacatttcacaagctgttggagttattagcagatatatgcacaatccagggaaggagcattgacaagctgtgaagtggattctacggtatattcataatactgtagatgtcgggttagtttttgagcaggaagacaatcagtctgtagttggatattgtgactcagattttgcgggtgatatggacaaacgaagatcaactactggttatgtgtttacttttgcaaaggcaccagttagttggaagtctactttgcagtcaacagttgctttgtctacaacagaggcagagtacatggctattacagaggctgtgaaggaggcaatttggcttcaaggattgctaaaggagcttggtgttgaacaaaaaggtatcacaattttttgtgatagtcaaagtgctattcaattagcgaagaaccaagtttatcatgcaaggacgaagcatattgatgttcggtatcatttcgtacgagaaatcatagaagaaggtggagtcacggtgaagaaaattcatactacagagaatcctgctgatatgctgacaaaggtggtgactgcggtcaagtttcaacattgtttggatttgatcaacattgttgaacactgaagattgaagatgaagacacaaccaaaatttgttattgagagagaattgaaaatgtggaattttgccaaggtggagatttgttgaagtttggcaaaatgccaaagtcccacattggttgggagttaagtttggggggatttttcccctataaaagaaggcctaatgtttaggattgaaacacacctctcatttgccttctcatctgtttaaggcatttgtatcttctctctttagtattatttcacttgtatttttggagtgaaataaaatattggttgtgtccgaggagtaggcaaaattagccgaacctcgtaaattctggtgttccctttattgttgctttattgtcttatttattatttggtggctgtcataattttggtatagtagttgtgacttattcacactatatacatttggcttccgcaacaattggtatcagagccaaggtactgtctaagtatgctctgtggttgcagcatagtctgatcttccacatcagaaaagatttatcttggtaactgagtcaaggttctgtctgagtatgctctgtggttgcagcttagtctgatcttccacaccagaaaggaaataatcttgatttgtgtcgtcagctattaaataatatttgtgtcaaagatgggagacaataaacaagaagaatctacatcaagtgtcaacaatacgtcatcattggcatcttcgcttatgacaagaattgtgtcaaatgcgaaatttgcggtagaaatatttgacgggtccggacattttgggatgtggcaaggcgaggttctagatgtcctttttcaacaagggctagatctggccattgaagaaaagaaaccagatgttattggagaagaagattggagaattatcaaccgtgttgcttgcggtaccattcgatcctaccttgctagagagcagaaatatccatacacaaaggaaacttctgcaagtaaattatggaaagcactggaggataaatttttgaagaaaaacagtcaaaataaattgtacatgttTTCATGCTAAAGTTCTAAAATGCTAATATCTTCATTCTACTATAGGTGCATATAACACAGGGTGATTATGAAGGGAAGGCTGTCCTAGTTTCATGGATTACGCCTGATAAACCGGGGCCTAGTCAAGTACGTTACGGATTATCTGAAGGAAAATATGAATTTACAGCTGAGGGTTCAGTAACAAACTACACATTTTACAACTACACATCTGGCTATATACATCAGTGCTTTCTTGATGGCCTTCAGGTAATTAGAATTCTCGGTTTAATAGTTTTTTAAGACAAAAGAATCACGATGTCATCTCTTCATTTAAGGGTCATATACATCACACAACTGTCTCCGTGTGACCTATTGGTCATGGGTATGAGCCATGGAAGCAGCCACTAGTGTTTGCAGTAGGGtaggctgtctacatcacacccttgCAGTGCAGCCCTTCCCCGGATCCTGTGTGAATGCGGGATGCTTGTGCACTGGCCTGCCCTTTTTTATACATCACACAACTATATTAGCAAAAGCATATAGTTGAGTTTTTTTCTCATATACCTTAAACAAACACACAAGTACTACTAAATCTGCTGCTTGGAAGTATTTCATTGCTGTAAAGTTGGTAGTTTGATCACTTTTCTTAGTTCCTTAATGTTTTTCCTCTTCAATTTTATGAGATTAAGTTGACTTGGCACACGGATTAAGAACAATAGGTTGACTAATGTATTGGATATTGATAATAGCATAAACAGTTTCATGACACTGATGTTCCATGATGTCTTAAATGCTATCCTCCATTTTCTATCTGGATTGACAGATTAGTTTTACCTTCGTTTCAGTATGACACAAAGTATTACTATGAAATTGGAGATGGTGACTCTGCTCGAAAGTTCTGGTTTGAAACTCCTCCAAAGGTTGATCCAGATGCTTCATACAAATTTGGAATCATAGGTAAGTAGTTTATATTTCGTTACCTTTATCCGCTTTCTAAAAGAGTGTAGTACTTTACCGCATTATGATGTTTATATTGTCTTTAGTCACTGTcctccagggtaggggtaaggtctgcgtacgcactgacctcccagaccccacttgtgagaacTCATTggatttgttgttattgttgttgttgtatttattcaaCATGACAGTCTGAAAGATTACTAATAGTTATGACAATAAGAATTCAACAATCCAATGAAGCAACTCTTCAGTGTTCAATGCATTGTTCTTTCCTCAGGCGATCTAGGACAAACATATAACTCTCTTTCGACGCTTCAGCATTACATGGATAGTGGAGCGAAGAGCGTACTATTTGTAGGAGATCTCTCTTACGCGGACAGATATAAGTATCATGATGTTGGTGTCCGTTGGGATACATGGGGCCGCTTTGTTGAACAAAGTGCAGCATATCAACCTTGGATTTGGTCAGCCGGGAATCATGAGATAGAATATATGCCGTATATGGTAAAGTTCTGCAACACAGCTCAAGTTCAGATGTTTAACATAATGTTGTTTCCTGCTATATTTTACTTAAAGACCAATTCTTCCTTATTCATGTCTGATTCAAACATCTCAAGTGCTTGTGCCTCATATCAATAATGTTTAAGATTTGACGGTTTTTTTCATTAACCACAGGGGGAAGTAACTCCATTCAAGTCATATTTGTACAGATATCCTACACCTTATCAAGCTTCAAAAAGCAGTAGCCCACTTTGGTATGCTATTAGGAGGGCATCTGCTCACATAATTGTGCTATCAACCTATTCTCCTTTCGGTATTTCCTGTTTCATTGTCTTAATTCTTGATTTTCTTAAACGTGAAGCAACAACGGTTCATTGTCTTGATTCTTGATTTTCCTACGCTGAGGGTCtaccggaaacaacctctctgccttcTTGAAGGTAGGGGTAAGCTCTGCGCACACACTATCCttctcagaccccacttgtgggattatactgggtttattgttgttgtatagAGATGGAAAAATGTTTCTTGTTCTTTTTGGCCATGATAGTAAGCATCATTTCACGTATATATTTCTCTTAGTAAGGGCAGCCTTGGCGTAActagtaaagttgttgtcatgcgACCAGGAGGTCACCGGTTTGAACCGTGGAAACAGCTTCTTacagaaatgtagggtaaggctacgtacgatagacccttgtggtccggtccttccctgaaccccgcgcatagcgggagcttagtgcaccgggctgccctttagtAAGGGGACCTTTGGAGCAACGGTGaagttgtctccgtgtgacctatagatcacgagttcgagccgtggaatcagCCACAGATACTTGCGTCAGGgtaggctgcctacatcacaccccATAGAATACAACCCTTCCTGGGATCCTACGTGAACGTTGGATGCTTTGTGCACCAGACTACCCTTTTTATTATATAGCTACTTAGTCTTTGTGTCTCTTATCATGCAGTGAAGTATACACCACAATGGAAGTGGCTGAGAGAGGAATTAAAGAATGTGGACAGAGAGAAGACTCCTTGGCTTATAGTTCTTATGCATGTTCCTATCTACAACACTAATGTAGCCCATTTTATGGAGGGTGAAAGTATGAGATCCGTATTCGAAGGATGGTTCGTTGAGCACAAAGTTGATGTAATCTTTGCCGGCCATGTCCACGCCTATGAACGATCAGTAAGTTATTTCACTTTACATCTATCTTGTGTTGGTAAGATATTCGACTTTTCTGCCTTGTGATAGCTATACCTTCACAAGATAAATGTAAGATCTGTGTACACTCTATTTTCCCCTCCCCCCTCCCAGACGCCACTATATGGGATTACACTGACCCCACTatatgggattacactgggtttttgttgtttttgttgttgttgcctTGTGATAGCTATGCTGTTGAGATTTGCTAACGTATTCTCTTTTTTCAGTATCGGGTATCAAATATACACTATAACGTCTCGAGTGGTGATCCTTATCCCGTACCAGATAAAGCAGCTCCAGTTTATATAACAGTTGGTGATGGAGGAAATCAAGAGGGTCTTGCTTCAAGGTAAGTTTATACTGTGTGGATTGATTATTTACTTATGTTTTCAACATCTTTTAACTTCTTAACTTGCTCTGGAACTATATATTCATTTGTTTATCTGTGCAGATTTAGAGATCCTCAACCAGATTATTCTGCATTCCGCGAAGCAAGTTATGGCCATTCTACGCTAGAGATTAAGAACAGAACACATGCATTATACCATTGGAACAGAAATGACGATGGAAAGAAAGTTAAAATCGACTCGTTCGTGTTACATAACCAGTACTGGTCAGTATGATCTCTTTTTCCTTAAATTTGAACAGATTCTAGCTTAACAGCTTGTTTCACTTCCACATTTCTCATATTCTTTTACTGTGTATACTTCTGTCTTTATATGTAATGCTGTCTGATGTTTAAGTATGTTTGCTAATACATCCTTCTACTAGATCAATCAGCCTATTCTAGTTCGCCTTGATCTAAATAAGCAATGTGGAATTAGCTTATATAGACGGATAGTATAAAGAATTTTTATGCTATCAATGTATTATAACATGGAAGGGTaaccttggcgtaactggtaaagttgttggcATGTGACTAGGAGGtaacgggttcgagccgtggaaacagcctcttgcagaaatgcagggtaaggctatATACAATAGATCCTTGTGGTCCGGCTCTTCCCCGGACCCTGCGCATAGTGGGAGCTTAGTGTACCGTACTGCTCTTTTAGTGTATTTTAACAtggaaggggagccttggagcaacaATCAAGTTGTCTCcgcgtgacctataggtcacgggttcgagccgtgtaATCAGCAACTGATGCTTGAATCCTGGTAGGCCGGTTACATCACACCCCTTGGGTTGAGGCCCTTCCACGGACCCTGCGTGAACACAGGATGCGCTGTGCACCGAACTGCCTTTTAGTGTATTTTAGCATATTGCAGCAAGTAATATATCTTATTTTCCAAGAACTAATTTCACTTATTATGGACGGTTACCTGTAGTCGTCTTTTAAGTGAACTTTTACACTAGGTGTATAAAAATTAAACTGAAGCAACTTATGCTCATGCAGGGGAAGCAATCATCACAGGAGAAAGTTGAACAAAAATCATCTCCATTCAGTCATTTTAAACAGGGCTTCAACTGCACAACTATGAAACAAATTTCTGGAGCATACTGAATATGGATcattacaataacaacaacaaacctagtgatttttcacaagtggggtctgaatATGGATCattcaaaataaaaattatgagtttgtgttgttcattgCATCATTGGAGTTTGAAAAAGCTATATTCGGATATTATGATGTCGTTGCTTAATTCACAACGCATTGACTTCATTTATCCATTCATTTGTTATTTCGTAAGTAGAATGTTAGCCTGAGATGAATTTAAATTGAGAAACATGGTCAGTGAAAATTCATATAACAGACCCCAACTTGTTTGAGATTGAGAAATAATTGTTGTTGCATATAACCGACCCCAGGAAAACGACACCCAATTATATGTTGACCAAGTAAATACTTTGCCAAACAAACATGTCAGACTACGGAGAGAAAGACTCGGAAGGTACTAAAAAGACCCCAACAAAATTTCTTCTTGAAGCTTTAGATCCCATTCTCATCAATGAACTCACTAAATGAAACTATTACCATTTTAACTATAACCGAGAAATCTTTGAGGCCAAGTTAGCATACAGTTTAAAACTCGGTGGGTGATGACACACCCCTCTAGCCTTCTCCACTTAAAACAAGGCTGTTATCTACAACGAAGTTCGAATTCATAACGTGCTTCGGATGTTGCTAATAAATCAAAGTCATGTAGCAAAACTGTTACCATTTCAACAGATCCTAATGCCACAATCAGCTTCTGCACCTAATTAGAAGTCCAAAAAGTTAtatccaagactaataggatgcccgaagagtggaggtggagtacaatggtcccgttgtataagaacaaaggcgatatccagatctgtaacaactataggggtattaaattactaagtcataccatgaaagtctgggagagagtggtagaaatgagagtgcgaaggacggtgtctatttcagacaaccagttcgggttcatgccggggcgatctaccacagaagctatccaccttattaggaggacggtggaacaatacagggataagaagaaggatctccacatagtgtttatcgatctagagaaagcgtacgacatgattcctagggaggtcttatggagatgcttagaggctaaaggggtctcggttgcctacattagggcgattaaggacatgtatgatggagctaagactcgggttaggacagcaggaggcgattcagattattttccggttattacggggttgcatcaagggtctgcgttcagccctttcctatttgcccgggtgatggatgctataacgcatcatattcagggggaggtgccatggtgcatgctatttgctgatgacatagtcctaatcgacgagacacgacgcggcgtcagcgagaggttagaggtttggagacatacccttgagtccaaaggtttcaggttgagcaggacgaagacggaataccttgagtgcaaatttggggcagagccgacggaagcgggagtggaagtgaggcttgattctcaagtcatccctaagaggggtagtttcaagtacctggggtcgtttattcaggggtccggggagatcgacgaggatgtcacacaccgtataggggtggggtggatgaaatggaggttagcgacgggagtcctgtgtgacaagaaagtgccactgttactgaaaggtaaattttatagggcagtggttaggcctgctatgttgtatgggaccgagtgttggccggtgaagatctcacacatccagaggatgaaagttgcagagatgaggatgttgaggtggatgtgcgggcatacaaggaaggataagattagaaatgaagatattcgagagaaggtgggtgtggcccccatggaggacaagatgcgggaagcaagactcagatggttcgggcacattcagaggaggaacactgatgcaccggtgagaaggtgtgaacgactggcggtggtgggtacgaggagaggtagagggagacctaagaagtattggggagaggtgaccaggcaggatatggcgcgacttagggttactgaggacatggccctaaacagggaattatggagatcgagcattaaggttgtaggttagggaaattgtgatgtcttttttacagcgcactagagtgagactagccagttaggaattagtcttaggatgctattgatcaactactgatgatgggctttatcttctgtgtattaataccttacatctttctcgtatttcctatatctcttatattgctgttactttgttttttatggtatttatgttatgttatggattttatggtactTTATGTTGTtctattatgagtctattgatagtactaatatagtgtctcttgttgcctctttgagccgagggtctcctggaaacaacctctctgcccctcggggtagaggtaaggtctgcgtacatattaccctccccagaccccacttgtgggattacactgggttgttgttgttgttgttgttgtaatgaaCAAAAAGTAAAATAAGGGACTATGGTCAAGCAACTTATGCTAAACTTTATCATATAAGAAAATGTAAGTTCTGAGAAAGATTGAAATTGTTAAAAGCAATATTGTCATATAACAAAGAATAAAAAGTAGAGGCACTAACAGTACATAATATAACTAATGTATACTACTTGGAAGATTACTCATTTTTATTCTTGTCCAGCTTCAACTTCAGTTTCTCTTTAGAAGTTTCACAACTTTACATTATCTCTCTTCTGCTTTAATCAACTCATGTACAGAAAATATTCGATTCTACGTAGTCTTTTCCAATCAATATCGGAATCAAAGAAACTTTACTCCCTGTACAAAATTTCCAAGAATAAAACTGAAGTTTGATGTTCATCACTGGGAGTCTCTGTATAATGGCTGTGGGTTCCATTTGAGATGCAAGTTCAGTTTCCCTGATTTAGACTCGGATAATTCGAAGGTGTCTTTATATTCACCTTCCATTAGAACTCTTGTTAAAGTCAGTATGCATTTTCCCATGAAATCCTGTGAAGAAGTTGTGAGAATTGGAAATGAATCAATATAACAGTCAAGAAATAAGATACAAAAATGGTACTCTCCAAAGTTTACgcataagaaaaaagaaaaggaaagagcccTTAGAAATATCATCTTGCATCTTGATTTATCGCATTGGATTTTATATATCTTCCTACATGGAACTCCTTTTGCAGTTATATTTACCGTAACCTTAATGTTCTAAGCAGTTCACATGCTAAGGGAGATCGTACAAACTAATGACTACTTATCGAAGCACCATTGAAACcataatgaaaaagagaaaaccaCAAAGAAACAAAGGGTCAATTTTACCAATTCAATGTTTTAGCAAAGCGCTCACATAGTGAGTTGCTTCAGCTAAAGAAAACATCACAACAATGAAATTGTTCGTTTGGAAATTTTCTGAAAAGCTAATCATTGGTTCTTCTCTCCATCGGAACAATAGGGCCGCTATGGTCATTACTAAACTTGTCGAAGAGATGAAATATAACCAAGGTATATCTTTTTTATCAGAGGTTGAATAGATCATCAGAAGAAGAATTATGCCAAATATTAGGATACATTCTGGAAATATCAAACTTCCATCGAAGAGAAGAAAATGAAAGGCTTTCATAAGTTGGTATTTGGAAAGATACTACAGATATCCATAACGATAATTTGGCACGAGGACAAGCGGACAACAATAGTCATAGGGTAACATATGGAATTTATTAAAGGACAGATACTCTTACCTTTCCAAATGTGTCATGGTCCCAGACTTCCACAATTAGCATATCATGTAATCCATCCTCAACAACAAAGTCAAAAGTCTGATTCCAAACTGGATTTAGACTTTCATTTACGACCTAAAGAAAACAGATAATCAgcgttatatatattttttggtaagTGATAATTAGCATTATATCTAGTTATGAATGAAGAGTATCAAGGCAAGTTACTCTAAACAAGGATAATTAACATTACATGTTCTCAGATGTTGTGACATGGACAGTGAAGATTCAGATAGCTGACCCCGACTTGCTTCGGCTAATACGAACTTTGTGGTTTCCATTGCCTATATATTAGCAGAGGCAGATCCAGGATTTGAACCTTATGGGTTCGAGTTCGGGCTTCTATTTTTTTGATAAGTTGTTAGAGTTCGGGATTCTACCATGATTCATTTGATTTACTGGGTTCGAAATCTATTATTTGTACTTATCTAGTATATTTTTTAACATATACAAGGTCCAATCCAAAGCTATTGGGTTCAGATGAACCCATACCTATTAACTCTACATCAGCTCCTGAATATTAGATGGAGGACAGGAGGAAAAGTTAGAAATCTAGATCCAAAAATGAGGATCATGTCATACTGTTTCTTTTCCTACTTaccaaaacaacaacaacaacacacctAGTAAAATCTCACTAGTGGGGTATTGGGAGGGTAGCGtctacgcagaccttacccctaccccggaagggtagagaggctatttccgggagactctcggctcaacaGAAGAGACAATAATATCATTCCTACTTaccaaaaaaggaaagaaattatTTACTGagaagtcaacaattaaataaGAATAAGAAAGGATACCCTGGTTTTGTTCTTGATTTGTGCCTTCTTCATAATCAGCACGGCGTAGGGGTCAGCCTTCCCCCCTATATCAGCTGGGGGAAGGTCATCAGCTGATATCACAGTAACAGAAAGTACCCCTCGTACTATTACTTCCCTTCTTTTGCTGATTTCACCTCCATTAGGactagtttcttttccttctgcCCCATTTTTAAGAACTCTCTCTAATGAAGTCATTGTCTCAGTCTGAGAAAAAGGATTAGTTAACCCATTCTTCATGCCAATAGGGCAATACAATAGCTCCAAGTGCACCTAAACAAAGATAATGAGAAGAGTTCAGACGGAGCGCACCGAGACTATTCTACGTGTTCTGCTCAAAATATCAAGAGAGAAATATATTTTCCTACATAGGACTAAAGAAATGGTGATCGAGAATATAGAGAGTTTTGATGAGGTCTGGTACCATAAGGGAAAGGAAATCACTGCTTATGATTTTCCTACATAGGACTAAAGAAACGGCAATCGAGACCATATCAGTAAGAATATTATGAGCAGGAACGAACTCGTATTATTCACAGCACCATCAGTGCCACTCATTTTGAACAGTAAATGCTGTTTCATTTAGTTGTTGCTGAAAATATCACTAGCTTTCCAGTATTTGGATTTTTTGCACATATATTTCCATCAGATTTCCCAGTGCTATGTACGTGTATTTCCAGCTACTGCAGAATCTATTGAAACATGGCCAAGGAAAGTAAAGGGAGTTGCAGTCGTCACCTCGCCCCTATTTTTCTGGTCTCTCTGAATCTCCAAATCTTTCACCAACTTTAACCAAATATCCTTTACTTTACCAGGCTCAAGCTCATTCAAACGGATATGAGCACATCCAAGTAGTTCAGCTGACTGAAGACCTTCATCGTCGTAGATTTTTACCACCAAGTGTTGTGTCAGCGGATCTTCAACTACGAACTCAAAATGCTCATTCCAGATTGGGTTCAAATCGTTGTTCTGAAAAAGAACATTATTTACTTTAATCCTAACTTTTATCaataaattaaagaaactttTCCAGGGAAAAGGATGAATAACTTACAATTATTTTGCTCTTCTTCATTCTATCTCGTATAGGGCGTACGTATAATACAGCGAAAGGGTCAGATTTTCCAATGAGGTCTTTATTTGTTAACTCCTTTGCTTGAATAAGTTTCACCTCCAATACTCCAGTAGGCTTCAGTTCAAGGTCACTGGTACGAGAAAATAGAATGTCAATAAGGATTTTACAGCTCCAATCAAAACATGAGATAGTTACAAAATTGCATGAGATAACATTTTGACTTTTCTAGCTCAATGCAAAATGGACGGAAGTCTGACATAAGTTGAAGGAACCACTCTCCAAAACATAATCCAAAATTCTGTCTTTGGAAATTTTATATTTGGAAAGGTCCTTCTGAGGTTCAATGAGAAGTTAAATGTGTTCGACTGGATCAAGATCGGGGAAGCCCAAAGATAAACTGGCTCGGTGAAACCAAGATGGTTCAAAGAATCCATTACTAATATCAATACCTATAATCCCCAGGTAAAATGGGAATAACTTTTCGAACCGGCCATGTGATAGAGTCTTCAATAGCGTCCCGGATGGTTCCCTGGAGAAATAAAATTCATTTTAGCACATCTAGAATGTAGTAAATCATAACAAACATTTGTTAAGAATTTCGTTTATTGATTGCataataaagttcaagtttatgCAAACAACTCAAAGCAGCAAATCCGTTGTTCCTCTCTTTTCTCAAAATTAGTATAGTCTCAGAGAATGCACCAAGAAACAAAAGAACTGTTATTTGAAATTTTTCACGCAACACTCTTTTACTCTCGTGAATGTATTATAGCTACTTCTGTTCGGCATTTCAAGTAAATACCGTTATCCATATTGAAATACAGAAGTTCTAGGCAAGTGCATGACAATATAGAATGTTTACCACAGAAACATGAGAAACAGATTTAAGTGGTAAAGTTTGACCAAACCTCAATTGCATCAGAAAGGCCAGGAATTGCTGTCATGTCACCACCAACTACTTTAAGCGTAAAATCCAGCTTTTTCTGCAAGCAAAGAAATTTATTTGTCATTTTTCCTTTAGAGTTTAGGTGTGAGATATGCACGTGGGTAGTCTTTTCCCGGTGAGAGTAAGTGCCATTTGCACAGACACGGGCAATGTAGAACTAAGATAGTAGGTGCGCCTGCTCCCTCTGGTCTTGCTTGAATTATATAAGTAGTTGAGAAATTTTTTACGAATGTATATTTATATTAAGTTCACACCCGTTGCCACAAAAGAGTAGTGGGTGCAATGATCAGCACCCACTGAATGTAAATCCTGACCGCCTTTGGTGTACACACATAAGATGCATATCGGAATGCTGTGTAGCAAGATACATACTTGAA encodes the following:
- the LOC104237755 gene encoding synaptotagmin-5-like; this translates as MSFILGVVIGITFGLAIIVAFVKSENARSKYRTELASGIAAFARMTVEDSRKIFTPEQYPSWVVFSNQQKLKWLNSHLEKIWPYVDEAASELVKSSVEPVLEQYRPVILASLKFSKFTLGTVAPQFTGISIIEDGSEGITMELEMQWDGNPSIILDIKTYVGVALPVQVKNIGFTGIFRLIFRPLVDEFPCFGAVCYSLRQKKKLDFTLKVVGGDMTAIPGLSDAIEGTIRDAIEDSITWPVRKVIPILPGDYSDLELKPTGVLEVKLIQAKELTNKDLIGKSDPFAVLYVRPIRDRMKKSKIINNDLNPIWNEHFEFVVEDPLTQHLVVKIYDDEGLQSAELLGCAHIRLNELEPGKVKDIWLKLVKDLEIQRDQKNRGEVHLELLYCPIGMKNGLTNPFSQTETMTSLERVLKNGAEGKETSPNGGEISKRREVIVRGVLSVTVISADDLPPADIGGKADPYAVLIMKKAQIKNKTRVVNESLNPVWNQTFDFVVEDGLHDMLIVEVWDHDTFGKDFMGKCILTLTRVLMEGEYKDTFELSESKSGKLNLHLKWNPQPLYRDSQ
- the LOC104237754 gene encoding bifunctional purple acid phosphatase 26-like, coding for MLLHLFFSLSVFLLIDNGNAGITSSFIRNEWPSVDIPLDNEVFAVPKGYNAPQQVHITQGDYEGKAVLVSWITPDKPGPSQVRYGLSEGKYEFTAEGSVTNYTFYNYTSGYIHQCFLDGLQYDTKYYYEIGDGDSARKFWFETPPKVDPDASYKFGIIGDLGQTYNSLSTLQHYMDSGAKSVLFVGDLSYADRYKYHDVGVRWDTWGRFVEQSAAYQPWIWSAGNHEIEYMPYMGEVTPFKSYLYRYPTPYQASKSSSPLWYAIRRASAHIIVLSTYSPFVKYTPQWKWLREELKNVDREKTPWLIVLMHVPIYNTNVAHFMEGESMRSVFEGWFVEHKVDVIFAGHVHAYERSYRVSNIHYNVSSGDPYPVPDKAAPVYITVGDGGNQEGLASRFRDPQPDYSAFREASYGHSTLEIKNRTHALYHWNRNDDGKKVKIDSFVLHNQYWGSNHHRRKLNKNHLHSVILNRASTAQL